A genomic stretch from Primulina huaijiensis isolate GDHJ02 chromosome 14, ASM1229523v2, whole genome shotgun sequence includes:
- the LOC140957246 gene encoding glycosyltransferase-like At2g41451 translates to MAGLHTSLRPQLPSSATNHQSFAAKLLLLLTLLPLSLAVFAFLLQWRGGGVDDPISRWSPDESYKFPGMDSSPLATVGHSSSSHSSDCSTLLGHSSSASFPYFRDWKYKFDPDLKPKICITTSTSASLEQILPWMFYHKVIGVSTFFLFVEGRAASPPVSKVLESIHGVKVIYRTKDLEEQQARSRIWNESWLSSFFYKPCNYELFVKQSLNMEMAIVMARDAGMDWILHLDTDELIHPAGGREYSLRQLLLDVPSHVDMVVFPNYESSVERDDVKEPFTEVSMFKRNYDHLTKDTYFGMYKESTRGNPNYFLTYGNGKSIARVQDHLRPNGAHRWHNYMKTPSEIKFEEAAVLHYTYAKFSDLTSRRDRCGCKPTKEDVKRCFMLEFDRDAFIIASTATEEEMLNWYREHVVWTDRTVNLKLLRKGILTRIYAPMTIIQGLRESGIFESIIASAHKSESKTKFLASIESNNSSFAAASVSLPSRKIGRNKDSQETSRKALETTSYLFHEVAIPPLSPPVMNDDLTIEA, encoded by the exons ATGGCGGGTCTGCACACCTCACTCCGGCCCCAATTACCGTCCTCCGCCACCAACCACCAGTCCTTCGCCGCGAAACTTCTCCTTCTTCTCACCCTTCTCCCCCTCTCCCTCGCGGTCTTTGCttttctccttcagtggcgcgGCGGAGGCGTGGATGATCCCATTTCCCGATGGTCACCTGATGAATCGTACAAGTTCCCCGGCATGGACTCCTCCCCTCTGGCCACTGTTGGGCATTCCTCTTCATCTCACTCTTCCGATTGCTCCACGCTGTTGGGACACTCCAGTTCAGCCTCGTTTCCGTATTTTAGGGACTGGAAGTACAAGTTCGACCCCGATCTTAAACCCAAG ATATGCATCACGACAAGTACATCTGCTAGCTTGGAGCAAATTCTACCCTGGATGTTCTATCATAAAGTTATTGGGGTGTCAACTTTCTTTCTCTTTGTCGAAGGAAGGGCTGCATCTCCTCCTGTATCCAAAGTCCTTGAATCCATTCAT GGGGTCAAAGTGATTTACAGAACCAAAGATCTAGAAGAGCAACAAGCTAGGAG CCGAATCTGGAATGAATCTTGGCTGTCAAGTTTCTTTTACAAGCCTTGCAATTATGAGCTTTTTGTGAAGCAATCTCTTAACATGGAGATGGCTATTGTCATGGCAAGG GATGCTGGCATGGACTGGATACTTCATCTAGACACTGATGAATTGATACACCCAGCTGGTGGTCGAGAATATTCGTTGAGGCAACTGTTACTTGATGTGCCTAGCCATGTGGACATGGTTGTCTTTCCCAACTAT GAGAGCAGTGTCGAACGAGATGATGTCAAGGAACCTTTCACGGAG GTATCGATGTTCAAGAGAAACTATGATCATTTAACAAAAGACACTTATTTCGGAATGTATAAGGAATCAACTCGTGGCAATCCTAACTACTTTTTGACTTATGGAAATGGGAAATCGATTGCTCGAGTGCAAGATCATCTTCGCCCCAATGGGGCACACAGATGGCACAATTACATGAAAACTCCAAG TGAGATCAAATTTGAAGAGGCTGCGGTCTTGCATTATACATATGCGAAGTTCTCTGACTTGACTTCTAGGCGCGACCGCTGTGGTTGTAAGCCTACTAAAGAGGATGTCAAGCGATGTTTTATGTTGGAATTTGATAGAGAT GCATTTATAATTGCTTCAACTGCTACAGAGGAGGAGATGCTAAACTG GTATCGCGAGCATGTTGTGTGGACTGATAGAACCGTAAATCTGAAATTATTGAGGAAGGGCATTTTAACGCGAATTTATGCTCCTATG ACCATCATTCAAGGTTTGAGGGAATCTGGCATATTTGAATCCATAATTGCATCTGCTCACAAATCTGAGTCGAAAACCAAATTCTTAGCATCCATCGAGAGCAACAATTCCTCTTTTGCTGCTGCTTCTGTCTCACTTCCATCAAGAAAGATAGGCAGAAATAAAGATTCTCAAGAAACATCCAGAAAAGCACTTGAAACTACTTCGTATCTTTTTCATGAAGTAGCTATCCCACCATTATCTCCCCCGGTAATGAATGACGACCTAACGATTGAAGCATGA
- the LOC140956856 gene encoding pentatricopeptide repeat-containing protein At4g20740 isoform X2 has product MPPQNSPAALTKPHKPYFFYGHRKPTQNRPTVRGGLFSNRQSITLKRLTQPTSARHDSFDLQKWDPDEKSNGKQLYAKDPSEVFFSLAKYLSPIARYIVDSFRKHKRWGPPLVEELNRLRRVTPKLVTEVLKFPNIDQRLSSKFFNWAGKQKGYRHDFACYNAYAYLLNRSNHFRDADQVPELMHMQGKPPSEKQFEILIRMHSDANRGLRVHCVYEKMKKFGVKPRVFLYNRIMDALGLCKAGRLDEMFDLLDQMRKNLCKPDVFAYTAMVRALVLKGNLEGCLRVWGEMRKDRVEPDVMAYSTLVMALCKGNQVNKGYEMFKEMKERKYLIDRAIYGSLIEAYVADGKVGSACDLLKDLIDSGYRADLAVYNTLIRGLCAAKLVERAYKLFQATIEEDLQPDFYTVNPILKSYAELKRMEDFFKLLERMNKLGFPVMDDLLKFFSFMLDEAGTTMMALEVFEYLKVKGYVSTPIYNVLIEAVLKNGEEKKALALFHELKDSSDLVPDASTYSNAILCFVEVGDVHEACTWYNKIKEMSSVPSVAAYYSLVKGLSRLGEIDAAMLLIRDCLANVTSGPMEFKYTLAIVHACRKNDAVVVCELINEMIEQGCLPNSIIYSAVIFGTCKHGTIEEARKVFVNMRERNFLSEADVIAYDEILIDHMKKKTSDLVLSSLKFFGLESKLKSKGCTLLPIENAKDVPG; this is encoded by the exons ATGCCGCCACAAAACTCGCCGGCGGCACTGACCAAACCCCACAAACCCTACTTCTTCTATGGCCACCGGAAACCAACCCAGAACCGGCCTACGGTCCGTGGTGGTCTCTTCTCCAACCGCCAATCCATCACCCTTAAGAGGCTGACCCAGCCCACCTCCGCCAGACACGATTCATTTGATCTCCAAAAGTGGGACCCAGATGAAAAGAGCAACGGGAAGCAGCTGTATGCGAAAGACCCATCAGAGGTATTCTTCTCCTTGGCGAAATATCTATCTCCCATCGCTAGATACATTGTGGACTCGTTCAGAAAACACAAGCGATGGGGTCCGCCGCTCGTGGAAGAGCTCAATAGGCTGCGGCGGGTGACGCCAAAGCTGGTGACGGAGGTTCTGAAATTTCCCAATATTGATCAGAGGCTATCCTCCAAGTTTTTTAATTGGGCTG GCAAGCAGAAAGGTTATAGGCATGACTTTGCTTGTTACAATGCCTATGCCTATCTTTTGAATCGATCTAATCATTTCCGGGATGCTGATCAGGTGCCTGAGCTGATGCATATGCAAGGGAAGCCGCCTAGTGAAAAACAGTTTGAAATCTTGATTAGGATGCACTCGGATGCAAACAGGGGTCTGAGGGTTCACTGTGTGTACgagaaaatgaagaaatttgGAGTGAAGCCAAGAGTCTTTTTATATAATAGAATAATGGATGCCTTG GGTTTGTGCAAAGCTGGACGCCTGGATGAAATGTTTGACCTTTTGGATCAGATGAGGAAGAATCTGTGCAAGCCAGATGTATTTGCGTACACAGCAATGGTAAGAGCACTGGTATTGAAGGGAAATTTGGAAGGTTGTTTGAGGGTTTGGGGGGAAATGCGAAAGGATCGTGTTGAACCAGATGTCATGGCCTATTCAACTTTAGTTATGGCACTTTGTAAAGGGAACCAGGTTAACAAAGGCTATGAAATGTTCAAGGAGATGAAAGAGAGGAAATATTTGATCGACAGGGCTATTTACGGATCTCTGATTGAAGCTTATGTGGCAGATGGGAAAGTAGGTTCAGCCTGTGATCTACTTAAAGACTTGATTGATTCGGGATATCGTGCTGATTTGGCAGTGTATAACACCCTAATAAGAGGGCTATGTGCAGCAAAACTGGTTGAGAGAGCATATAAGCTTTTTCAAGCAACAATTGAAGAGGATCTCCAACCAGATTTTTATACTGTTAATCCAATTTTGAAGTCTTATGCAGAGTTGAAAAGGATGgaggatttttttaaattgcttGAGCGAATGAATAAATTAGGTTTTCCTGTTATGGATGATTTACTcaaattcttttcttttatgCTGGATGAGGCTGGTACCACAATGATGGCTTTAGAAGTGTTTGAATACTTGAAAGTGAAAGGATACGTGAGTACTCCAATTTACAATGTTCTTATTGAGGCTGTTCTAAAAAATGGAGAGGAAAAGAAGGCATTAGCACTGTTCCACGAGCTCAAAGATTCTTCTGACTTGGTACCTGATGCATCAACTTACAGCAATGCAATTTTATGCTTTGTTGAAGTGGGAGATGTACACGAAGCGTGCACATGGTAcaacaaaataaaagaaatgtCCTCAGTTCCTTCTGTTGCTGCTTATTATTCTCTTGTTAAGGGCCTTTCTCGACTAGGAGAGATAGATGCTGCTATGTTGCTTATTCGCGATTGCTTGGCCAATGTGACTAGTGGTCCTATGGAATTCAAGTACACCCTCGCTATTGTCCATGCTTGCAGGAAAAATGATGCTGTAGTGGTATGTGAACTCATAAATGAAATGATCGAACAAGGATGTCTTCCAAACAGTATCATTTACTCGGCAGTCATCTTTGGCACATGTAAGCATGGAACGATTGAAGAGGCAAGAAAGGTCTTCGTAAACATGAGAGAGCGCAATTTTCTGAGTGAAGCTGATGTAATAGCCTACGATGAAATACTTATAGACCATATGAAAAAGAAGACATCAGATTTGGTGTTGTCCAGTCTTAAATTTTTCGGTTTGGAGTCAAAACTGAAGTCAAAGGGCTGTACACTCTTGCCAATTGAAAATGCAAAAGATGTACCTGGctga
- the LOC140956856 gene encoding pentatricopeptide repeat-containing protein At4g20740 isoform X1, with protein MPPQNSPAALTKPHKPYFFYGHRKPTQNRPTVRGGLFSNRQSITLKRLTQPTSARHDSFDLQKWDPDEKSNGKQLYAKDPSEVFFSLAKYLSPIARYIVDSFRKHKRWGPPLVEELNRLRRVTPKLVTEVLKFPNIDQRLSSKFFNWAGKQKGYRHDFACYNAYAYLLNRSNHFRDADQVPELMHMQGKPPSEKQFEILIRMHSDANRGLRVHCVYEKMKKFGVKPRVFLYNRIMDALVKTDHLDLAISVYNDFKKDDLTEDNVTFMILIKGLCKAGRLDEMFDLLDQMRKNLCKPDVFAYTAMVRALVLKGNLEGCLRVWGEMRKDRVEPDVMAYSTLVMALCKGNQVNKGYEMFKEMKERKYLIDRAIYGSLIEAYVADGKVGSACDLLKDLIDSGYRADLAVYNTLIRGLCAAKLVERAYKLFQATIEEDLQPDFYTVNPILKSYAELKRMEDFFKLLERMNKLGFPVMDDLLKFFSFMLDEAGTTMMALEVFEYLKVKGYVSTPIYNVLIEAVLKNGEEKKALALFHELKDSSDLVPDASTYSNAILCFVEVGDVHEACTWYNKIKEMSSVPSVAAYYSLVKGLSRLGEIDAAMLLIRDCLANVTSGPMEFKYTLAIVHACRKNDAVVVCELINEMIEQGCLPNSIIYSAVIFGTCKHGTIEEARKVFVNMRERNFLSEADVIAYDEILIDHMKKKTSDLVLSSLKFFGLESKLKSKGCTLLPIENAKDVPG; from the exons ATGCCGCCACAAAACTCGCCGGCGGCACTGACCAAACCCCACAAACCCTACTTCTTCTATGGCCACCGGAAACCAACCCAGAACCGGCCTACGGTCCGTGGTGGTCTCTTCTCCAACCGCCAATCCATCACCCTTAAGAGGCTGACCCAGCCCACCTCCGCCAGACACGATTCATTTGATCTCCAAAAGTGGGACCCAGATGAAAAGAGCAACGGGAAGCAGCTGTATGCGAAAGACCCATCAGAGGTATTCTTCTCCTTGGCGAAATATCTATCTCCCATCGCTAGATACATTGTGGACTCGTTCAGAAAACACAAGCGATGGGGTCCGCCGCTCGTGGAAGAGCTCAATAGGCTGCGGCGGGTGACGCCAAAGCTGGTGACGGAGGTTCTGAAATTTCCCAATATTGATCAGAGGCTATCCTCCAAGTTTTTTAATTGGGCTG GCAAGCAGAAAGGTTATAGGCATGACTTTGCTTGTTACAATGCCTATGCCTATCTTTTGAATCGATCTAATCATTTCCGGGATGCTGATCAGGTGCCTGAGCTGATGCATATGCAAGGGAAGCCGCCTAGTGAAAAACAGTTTGAAATCTTGATTAGGATGCACTCGGATGCAAACAGGGGTCTGAGGGTTCACTGTGTGTACgagaaaatgaagaaatttgGAGTGAAGCCAAGAGTCTTTTTATATAATAGAATAATGGATGCCTTGGTAAAAACTGATCATTTAGATTTAGCCATCTCAGTTTATAATGATTTCAAGAAGGATGATTTGACCGAAGATAACGTCACTTTTATGATTTTGATCAAGGGTTTGTGCAAAGCTGGACGCCTGGATGAAATGTTTGACCTTTTGGATCAGATGAGGAAGAATCTGTGCAAGCCAGATGTATTTGCGTACACAGCAATGGTAAGAGCACTGGTATTGAAGGGAAATTTGGAAGGTTGTTTGAGGGTTTGGGGGGAAATGCGAAAGGATCGTGTTGAACCAGATGTCATGGCCTATTCAACTTTAGTTATGGCACTTTGTAAAGGGAACCAGGTTAACAAAGGCTATGAAATGTTCAAGGAGATGAAAGAGAGGAAATATTTGATCGACAGGGCTATTTACGGATCTCTGATTGAAGCTTATGTGGCAGATGGGAAAGTAGGTTCAGCCTGTGATCTACTTAAAGACTTGATTGATTCGGGATATCGTGCTGATTTGGCAGTGTATAACACCCTAATAAGAGGGCTATGTGCAGCAAAACTGGTTGAGAGAGCATATAAGCTTTTTCAAGCAACAATTGAAGAGGATCTCCAACCAGATTTTTATACTGTTAATCCAATTTTGAAGTCTTATGCAGAGTTGAAAAGGATGgaggatttttttaaattgcttGAGCGAATGAATAAATTAGGTTTTCCTGTTATGGATGATTTACTcaaattcttttcttttatgCTGGATGAGGCTGGTACCACAATGATGGCTTTAGAAGTGTTTGAATACTTGAAAGTGAAAGGATACGTGAGTACTCCAATTTACAATGTTCTTATTGAGGCTGTTCTAAAAAATGGAGAGGAAAAGAAGGCATTAGCACTGTTCCACGAGCTCAAAGATTCTTCTGACTTGGTACCTGATGCATCAACTTACAGCAATGCAATTTTATGCTTTGTTGAAGTGGGAGATGTACACGAAGCGTGCACATGGTAcaacaaaataaaagaaatgtCCTCAGTTCCTTCTGTTGCTGCTTATTATTCTCTTGTTAAGGGCCTTTCTCGACTAGGAGAGATAGATGCTGCTATGTTGCTTATTCGCGATTGCTTGGCCAATGTGACTAGTGGTCCTATGGAATTCAAGTACACCCTCGCTATTGTCCATGCTTGCAGGAAAAATGATGCTGTAGTGGTATGTGAACTCATAAATGAAATGATCGAACAAGGATGTCTTCCAAACAGTATCATTTACTCGGCAGTCATCTTTGGCACATGTAAGCATGGAACGATTGAAGAGGCAAGAAAGGTCTTCGTAAACATGAGAGAGCGCAATTTTCTGAGTGAAGCTGATGTAATAGCCTACGATGAAATACTTATAGACCATATGAAAAAGAAGACATCAGATTTGGTGTTGTCCAGTCTTAAATTTTTCGGTTTGGAGTCAAAACTGAAGTCAAAGGGCTGTACACTCTTGCCAATTGAAAATGCAAAAGATGTACCTGGctga